In the Siphonobacter curvatus genome, one interval contains:
- a CDS encoding T9SS type A sorting domain-containing protein, translated as MKHLLLFLYGISIVLSSAVTLETYAQGEPKRSRLDIKPKAKSAVVPQQMSSFFYPKAEMSREVKLNRSTAVNEYYRTLLRNRPKSSGSPKTDQPLAPLAVVASETPASEETNASTEKLYISDKITISNLYPNPANDHVDVEYAIAAHAGDAKITIYSPLGMQVADIMLDRSERKQRITTSNLPNNIYFYQLSQEGRTLITKKLLVRHP; from the coding sequence ATGAAACACCTTTTACTCTTTCTGTACGGCATTTCAATCGTCCTGTCTTCGGCAGTGACGCTTGAAACGTATGCTCAGGGAGAGCCAAAACGCAGTCGACTTGACATCAAACCAAAGGCAAAATCTGCGGTCGTTCCCCAACAAATGAGTTCTTTTTTCTATCCCAAAGCCGAAATGTCACGGGAGGTAAAATTGAATCGTTCGACGGCCGTTAACGAATATTATCGTACGCTTTTACGAAATCGTCCCAAGTCGTCGGGCTCCCCTAAAACGGATCAACCGCTTGCTCCGCTGGCAGTCGTAGCTAGTGAAACTCCGGCTTCTGAAGAAACCAATGCATCCACGGAAAAGCTGTATATCAGTGATAAAATCACGATTTCCAACTTGTATCCGAACCCGGCTAACGATCATGTAGACGTAGAATACGCCATAGCGGCCCATGCCGGTGATGCGAAAATTACCATTTACAGTCCGCTCGGTATGCAAGTGGCCGATATCATGTTGGATCGGAGTGAACGCAAGCAACGCATCACCACGTCAAACCTTCCCAACAATATTTATTTCTATCAGCTTTCTCAGGAAGGAAGAACATTGATTACAAAGAAACTATTGGTTCGTCATCCCTAG